TCCGAACCCGAATCCCTGGGCGAAGAGTTCGACGGTGACCTGGACGACGAGCTGAATCCGGTCGATGATCTCGACCACGCCGACGATTTCGACGACGGCGGCGGGCACGCCGATGCGACCGATGCCTACTCGCAGGCGTACTCGGCGCCGGAATCGGAGCTGTTCGTCAGCGGCCGGTACGTGCCCGCCGATCTGGCGCTCTACGACTACGACGGGTACGAGGACTTCGACGACGATCACGCCGCGCCGCGGTGGCCGTGGGTGGTCGGCGTCACCGCGATCCTGGCCGCGATCGCGCTGGTGGCCGCGGTGTCGGTGTTGGTAGCACGTACCGACACCAGCAAACTCGCCAGCCCGGGGGCCACGACCACCACGTCCTCGACGCCGCCGGTCCAGGATCAGATCACCACCACCAAACCGCCGCCGCCGTCCTCCGAGCCGCCGCCCACCTCGGTGCCGCCTCCGCCGCCCAGCGAAGTCCCCACCGCGACCGAGACGCAGACGGTCACCGTGACCCCTGCGCCGGCGCCCGCTCCGGTGCCGCCCGCGCCGACGTCAGCGCCGCCACCTGCCAGTTCCCCGGCGGCGGCACCGCCGCCGGTCACTACGACCACGCCCGCCGGGCCGCGCCAGGTCACCTACTCGGTGACCGGCACCAAGGCGCCGGGTGACATCATTTCGGTCACCTACGTCGACGCGTCCGGTCGACGCCGGACACAGCACAACGTGTACATACCGTGGTCGATGACCGTCACGCCGATCTCGCAGTCCGACGTGGGCTCGGTGGAAGCGTCCAGTCTCTTCCGCGTCAGCAAATTGAACTGCTCGATTATCACTAGCGATGGGACGGTATTGTCCTCGAACACCAACGACTCGCCTCAGACGAGCTGCTGATGGTAGGCCGATATTCCGCATACCGCCGGGGGCCCGACCCCGTGGTCAATCCTCAGGTCATCGATCGCATCATGATCGGTGCGTGCGCTGCCGTGTGGCTGATACTGGTCGGTGTCAGCGTGGCCGCCTTCGTGGCCCTGGCCGACCTGGGTCGCGGCTACCACAAGGCGTCGCACAGTCCCCACACCACCTGGGTGCTGTACGCCATCATCGTCGTCTCCGCGCTGATCATCGCCGCCGCCATCCCGGTGTTGCTGCGGGCCCGCAGGATGACGCAGGCCGAGCCGGTGGTGCGGTCCAGGGCCCTGCAGGGCGGCGGATCCGCCCGGCAGACCGGCCGACCCACGGGGC
The nucleotide sequence above comes from Mycobacterium kiyosense. Encoded proteins:
- the mmpS3 gene encoding putative transport accessory protein MmpS3, translating into MSGPNPPGREPEEPDPAAEPSEPESLGEEFDGDLDDELNPVDDLDHADDFDDGGGHADATDAYSQAYSAPESELFVSGRYVPADLALYDYDGYEDFDDDHAAPRWPWVVGVTAILAAIALVAAVSVLVARTDTSKLASPGATTTTSSTPPVQDQITTTKPPPPSSEPPPTSVPPPPPSEVPTATETQTVTVTPAPAPAPVPPAPTSAPPPASSPAAAPPPVTTTTPAGPRQVTYSVTGTKAPGDIISVTYVDASGRRRTQHNVYIPWSMTVTPISQSDVGSVEASSLFRVSKLNCSIITSDGTVLSSNTNDSPQTSC